A portion of the Acidisarcina polymorpha genome contains these proteins:
- a CDS encoding catalase family peroxidase, with product MPLPNDEKLLALSHDLIQQFDAIFGEHPGFRPAHAKGTMFTGTFTPSPGAATLTRAPHIARSSTPVTVRFSNSTGVPLIPDNDPNANPRGMAIRFNLAAHVHTDIVSHSSDGFPTHTGQEFLELLRAIATSDVTNIPASPLGAFLASHPAALAYVQTPKPAPVSFATETYYGVTAFRFINADGASRFGRYRIVPAAGNQHLDDAVVASKGPDYLFDEIKSRIGSGPVEYKILVQLANDGDTVDDATIHWPEDRTLLELGTIALTAPVADSDHEQKQIIFDPIPRIEGIEPSGDPLLEVRAAVYLISGRRRRAAPEAG from the coding sequence ATGCCACTACCCAATGATGAGAAATTACTAGCGCTGAGCCATGACTTGATCCAACAGTTCGACGCCATCTTTGGTGAACATCCGGGCTTTCGACCGGCACACGCCAAGGGCACGATGTTTACTGGGACATTCACTCCTTCGCCAGGGGCCGCCACCTTGACTCGTGCTCCCCACATCGCTCGCAGCTCTACGCCGGTAACTGTCCGTTTTTCCAACTCCACGGGAGTTCCCCTCATTCCGGACAACGATCCGAATGCCAATCCTCGCGGCATGGCCATCCGCTTCAACTTGGCCGCCCACGTTCACACCGACATTGTGAGTCACTCATCGGACGGCTTTCCGACGCACACCGGCCAGGAGTTTTTGGAGCTTTTACGGGCGATCGCGACCAGCGATGTGACCAACATTCCGGCTTCTCCGCTGGGGGCATTCTTAGCGTCACACCCAGCCGCGCTTGCGTACGTGCAGACGCCGAAGCCGGCGCCGGTGAGCTTTGCGACTGAGACATATTATGGCGTAACTGCCTTCCGCTTCATCAACGCCGACGGCGCCTCCCGCTTTGGCCGCTACCGAATAGTTCCCGCAGCCGGCAACCAACACCTTGACGATGCAGTTGTTGCTTCCAAAGGTCCAGACTACCTGTTCGACGAGATTAAGAGCAGGATTGGCTCGGGACCGGTCGAGTACAAGATCCTGGTGCAGCTTGCTAACGACGGAGATACCGTCGATGACGCAACGATTCACTGGCCGGAAGATCGAACGTTGCTCGAGTTGGGAACGATTGCCCTGACCGCACCAGTAGCTGATAGCGACCACGAACAGAAGCAGATCATCTTCGATCCCATACCCAGGATTGAGGGAATTGAGCCGTCGGGGGACCCTCTGCTGGAAGTGCGAGCGGCCGTTTACCTCATCAGTGGACGTCGTCGCCGGGCAGCTCCCGAGGCGGGATAG
- the glgC gene encoding glucose-1-phosphate adenylyltransferase, with translation MRDTLGVLLAGGAGERLFPLTRDRAKPAVPFGGHYRIIDITLSNCINSGLRRVYILTQYKALSLNRHIREGWTGIVAQELGEFIEILPPMQRVSANWYMGTADAVYQNIYSIGAEQPKHVLILSGDHIYKMDYSKMLEHHVDSGADVTLATLPVRPDEVKRFGVVEVGKNGEVVGFLEKPTSTELRSPFNPEMVDASMGIYIFNTDVLLPALIKDSEDPDSKHDFGHNILPAILGQYKMTAYNFVDENKKETLYWRDVGTLDAYYDANMDVSSVSPMFNLYDASWPMRTRVRQYPPAKFVFGEPGRTGMAINSTISAGCIVSGAVVRNSVLSQDVRINSFSEVDSSIIFSHVDIGRHCRIKRAIIDRDVHIPEGTVIGYDQNEDRRNYFVTPSGLTVVARDYSLYESPVSPEFMRQG, from the coding sequence ATGAGGGATACGCTTGGAGTTCTATTAGCTGGCGGCGCTGGAGAACGGCTATTTCCGTTGACTCGCGACCGGGCGAAGCCAGCCGTCCCGTTTGGCGGACACTATCGAATCATCGACATCACGCTCTCTAACTGCATCAACTCGGGTCTGCGGCGGGTTTATATTCTCACGCAGTACAAAGCGCTTTCGCTGAATCGCCACATCCGCGAAGGCTGGACGGGAATCGTGGCCCAGGAACTCGGTGAGTTCATCGAGATCTTGCCGCCTATGCAGCGAGTGAGCGCCAACTGGTACATGGGCACGGCAGATGCTGTCTACCAGAATATTTACTCGATCGGAGCTGAGCAGCCCAAGCACGTGCTCATTCTTTCCGGCGACCACATCTACAAAATGGATTACAGCAAGATGCTGGAGCACCACGTCGACTCCGGCGCGGACGTGACCCTGGCGACGTTGCCGGTTCGACCAGACGAAGTGAAACGATTTGGCGTAGTGGAAGTCGGCAAGAACGGCGAGGTGGTTGGCTTCTTAGAGAAGCCGACGAGTACCGAGCTGCGTTCACCGTTCAATCCAGAAATGGTCGATGCGTCGATGGGCATCTACATCTTCAACACGGATGTCCTGTTGCCCGCCCTGATCAAAGATTCCGAGGACCCCGACTCGAAACATGATTTTGGCCATAACATCCTGCCGGCGATCTTAGGCCAGTACAAGATGACGGCCTACAATTTCGTCGATGAAAATAAAAAAGAGACCCTCTATTGGCGGGATGTAGGCACACTCGATGCCTATTACGATGCGAATATGGATGTGTCTTCGGTCTCGCCAATGTTCAACTTGTATGACGCGAGTTGGCCGATGCGGACGCGGGTACGGCAATATCCGCCGGCGAAATTTGTCTTTGGCGAGCCGGGGCGCACGGGAATGGCGATCAACTCCACGATCTCCGCGGGCTGCATTGTTTCAGGAGCGGTGGTGCGGAACAGCGTGCTTTCTCAGGATGTCCGCATCAACTCATTCTCGGAAGTCGATTCGAGCATTATCTTCTCGCATGTCGACATCGGACGGCATTGCCGCATCAAGCGGGCGATCATCGATCGCGACGTCCATATTCCGGAAGGAACGGTGATCGGCTATGACCAGAACGAGGATCGGCGGAATTATTTTGTGACGCCCTCGGGACTGACCGTGGTCGCTCGGGATTACTCGCTCTACGAGAGTCCGGTTTCTCCGGAATTCATGCGGCAGGGCTAA